Below is a genomic region from Salvelinus fontinalis isolate EN_2023a chromosome 2, ASM2944872v1, whole genome shotgun sequence.
cagtcaacttagtgtatgtaaacttctgacccactggaattgtgatacagtgaaataatctgtctgtaaacaattgttggaaaaattacttgtgtcatgcacaaagtagatgtcctaactgattattacatgattaaatgtcaggaattgtgaaactgagtttaaatgtatttggctaaggtgtatgtaaacttccgacttcaactgtatatacttttgtacctgtttcctccagcatcttcacaaggtcctttgccgtttgttctgggattgatttgcacttttcgcaccaaagtacgttaatctctaggagaaataacgcgtctccttcctgagcggtatgacagctgcgtggtccttacttgcgtactattgtttggacAGATGAATgtcgtaccttcaggcgtttggaaattgctcccaaggatgaaccagtcttgtggaggtctacaatttttagaggtctttgctgatttcttttgattttcccattttcccaccgagtttgaaggtaggccttgaaatacatccacaggtacacctccaattgactcaaattatgtcaattagcctatcagaagcttctaaagccatgacataatttttgggaatattccaaactgtttaaaggcacagtcaacgtggtgcatgtaaacttctgacccactggaattgcaatacagtgaaataatctgtctgtaaacaattgctagaaaaatgacttgtgtcatgcacaaagtaaatgtcctagccgacatgccaaaactatagtttgttaacaagaaatttgtggagtggttgaaaaacgacttttaatgacaccaaccaaagtgtatgtaaacctccgacttcaactgtgtatgtatatatatgagcTCTGGAAGAGAATTTTAATGCTACAGTAGTGAAAACCATTCAATAATTGTTGTTTTACCATTACAAAACATGTGCATGTCTTTACTGTGAATTATCTTCATTATTTATATCCAGAAAAAAAAATTGGTCTGGTAAAAAATGTGAGTGGCTGGTAAAACTTGGGCATCCACCCTGATAGTGAGCTATTGCTTTACCTGTGGCCTGTGTGTATGGAACACAAGAGCTGGTGGTAGTATTGGCCATAGTCATCATGGTCACGGGATAAGACTCAGCCGCATGACCACTTGTCCCTGCAGAGCAACAGGATGGTTCAGGAGCAAAGGACATCACAGAAGGGTAGCACTTTCTTTTTCCAGGTCTGGGCTGATAGATCCAACCTGTGATGATTATGGGTGAAGATTGTGAACAAACACTTGAAATCAAGTAAAGGTCATAAGTGTCAGCTATGAGTTTTGAAATATGATAAATATATGAGCCGATAATTATACTGTACATGTTTAAATGGACTTAAATGGTGTGTGTGAGTAGACAGCCTACTCTTTGCTTACCTGGGAACTCCTGTCTGTGCTTGTCTTTGAGTTTACGTGCTTCAACATAGTATGGcctcttctcttcctcagtaaGCTTGCTCCACTCTATTCCTAGCTGCACACTGATGTCTGCATTATTGGCTGTTGGGTTGGCCTTGGACAGGGCAGGCCTGTGGATTCTCGCCCAGACCATGAACGCATTCATAGGTCTCTTGATGTAGCCATTCCTGTCTACGCTCTGTGGTACTTCAAGATTTTCTAGAAGGAAATGTTTCACAAAGTTTTGGACTGTGCATGAACTCAATACGTGACAATGATGTGTTGAAAAGTATTAAAAACATTCAATCCGTATGTAAAATGTAGGTAAGCTCTTAGTCATACCTGCTTCTGATGGTGGCATGGTGAGATTCATCCCTCTAGTCTTCACTTTTACTGGGGGTGGCGGAACATTCACATGAACAAGTGGTGGGTATGGAACTTTGCTGAGCGTTATGGCTTTACCATCCAATACTGTGAAGGTCATCCCATTTTCGTGGACAACATGGATCGGTTTGGAGAAGTCTATAGTGGGAGCCACAGGTGGACTTCCTTGATGATGTGTTGTTGCAGGTTCTTGGACAACTTTGACCTTGGCCTGACCTGGAGCAGTTGTGGTGATCTCCTCCTTGATGACCAGCACTTGAGATGTCCTGGGATAATCAAATGTGGCTTTACTCTGTTTACTGGCTAATGATGATGCGCTCTCCTTTTCAAATGTAACTGGTCGACCTTGAATGGCTCCCTTGAGGTGTGTTGAACTTGTGGGCATTAGCTCTCCATCACCAACCCATTTATTATcagttttaaaaataactttaggcCTAACCTGAACATCTCCACTAACACTATTTCCAGAACGTCCACTGCCTTTAGGTCTACCCACTGGTCTTTTCTGTTCTCCATCACCTCGATGCCCCTCTGTTGAAGATGCTGGTCCCTCGCTTTCATTTGCATTTTTCATACTAGCTGGAGGCCCACTGTCATCTTCGTTTTTACTTTGTTCACTTTTCTTGAATGTCATTTGCGCTCTTCGCTTGGGATGCCTGTCCATTGTGGCAAATATTagcacgttagctagctaaacttaAGAGAAACTCTTATTGTGCCCGACAACAACCAACAAAATAACTGAAAGTCTTGTCCGTTGTTACGAGAAAGAAACTGTCATGGAATGTTTGAGAACGATTTAAATTGTTGCGCGAGCAGCTTTGTTGCAAACCACAATAATCACGTGGGACCTGTCATAATTGAAGTTTGTATGTCAAGGAAAGGAACGCAACTATGTAACTTGTCACAATGAAACACCCTCAAATGACAATGAAAAACGTGTCAACAAAGCAAGCAATGCAAGCAAAACAAGCCTATGTGTAGTTTCCCATTATCACAAAAAATGTCATGAATCCAGTCATAAATATCAGTTAGGCCTACCAGCCACTGTACTACAATTAACCACTAGATGGCGACATTAGACTAACAATACATTTAGCGAGATAGAAGTGAACATGCCATATTTTATCACTTTAATCTGCTGGTCAAATACATTTCATACGGTCAACATTAATTATTAAACTCCTGAACTGTAAATAGCGTCCGGATGTCATTGTTTCTTTCTTTTCACATTTCTGATTGTGATTACATTTTAATGTAATAATAATCCCTAAACACAACACACTAGCTACATAACTCTGTCTATCTCACGGAATTCAAAGACTACTCCCTCCCTTAAACGTGCATTAATTGATAGGACAGATTTATGCACTCAAAGCATTCTCAATTCATAGGGTATAGGCACTTAAACCTTCATTATGGTGGAATAGTGAAAAGACAAATTGGCTGAGGTAAACATCggtgggtcgttccaccaattcgcTGCCTTTTGAGATGTGTAACTTAGTTTGATTTCACctaattgtaacattctgtcataaagagcacatgtaaaaaagacaaaaaacatgttttcccatctcaaaaggttaaaaaaaagaaaaaagaactATAGTAAGTCGATATCAAAACTTATCGAATGATAATGCAAAATGTAGATTTCTGCCTAAATAGACATACACAAAAGTAAATATTTTTCATGAGAGGCCCAGAAAAAATAACTAGAACTGCTGCATAGTTCTAGAAAGATCTGGAACTCACCTTTCTggttaaaaaaatgtatacattgcTGAGGTGTACTCACTtatgaggacacaagctcaagtacagtTCAAATATTATGAAAATATGAAAGTATAAAAAGTCATTGATATTTTtttttcctattcaacaaaagtgGGGGAATAGGGCTTGAAATGACTGAAATGCTTTCTAGCTTCACGCAGGAAATGGAAGTGCTCGTGTTGTTTATTGTTAAAACATTGTACCATtcctatctatgggtaacagagtTAACCTGTTATGCTGGTCCTGCTCAGTTTTCCAACACAAAACTCCAGATAATTGCCAAAAAGGGTCGAACCAGCTCACCTTTTAACAATATGATTTCattattagatgttcaatgtttctttagaAAAAAATATTTCCAAAGGAATGTTTTCACCGTACTAAAAggagagttcagttcacataacagggttgaccttaaaatgagggacagacgtaaatgaatcactaatcacatgaaataaataatacgtTTTAAGAaattactttgtcaaagcaacaaaataactagggctttacattTATGGTGAGAACTtggatacattttacatttaagtcacagAGGGTGCaaggagggacatgtcaaaatgctgagtCTTGGCAcattagcaagtctttattcatataagaaatctgatttattgaattTTCCCTgttgtctatattaaagggcacttaatTGAATATAACAtgcttttaaaatgcaatattggtgcacaagttacttaaaatatcaaagggacacaaAAGGCACTAATTTCGTGGAACGACCCCGGTATCAAACTGGGCTGCATGGTTTCAAATCTGACAATGAGTTGTGTTTCGATGGCAACCTTGCAAGATCAGGCTTTATCTGTCTGTAATTATGCAAAATACTGTCTGCAATTCAAAAAGGTGAAAGGATGCACAAGTGCAATAATATTTGAGGGCTGTAGACAATAGAATTGCCCACCATGGAGAAGAAAGTGGAGCCCCTTCCTTGTGTTGCTGGCGGCTCAGGGGGGGAGGCTGTAGATGAGTCCCAGGGGACATCTGTTCCCCAGCTTCACTGACACACTTCAAGAGCtccacagagcagagcagggctcATTAGAATACGGTCACGTCCTTAAACACACAACAGGCTTGGAGATTTATTTTCAAGACAAACATCTGCAAAGGTGCTCCAACTGTGCAAAGTCCCCCTTCCTCTTGTGAAAGCCTCTCTTCTAACAACTTCTATGGGCACTCTCATGTTCAGGTAAGGCCCCAGCCTCCTCTTCCCAGTGCCCACAGCAAAGTCACTCTTTTCTACTTTGTTGTTTGAGAGATAAGATATGTTATTTCAAGTAGTACGATAATGAAAGCTAATAAGATCTGTCCAAATTAGGTGGCAATTCTACTGCAGTGACCTTGTTTAAAACCCTTTAACTGGCACACCAAGAAATACATATTTTTCCTAAAAATGTATTTAGCCTTAATGTAAAttaatattttttactttaacaaaattgaagctcatttactgcatttctacacaatttAAAAACTTTAAAAACACATTTGGGGAACAGCAGAAACACATAAAATGTTCTTCAGCCATTATTACCTTGGCTGCTACAAACACAGCTCAGCACAGGAATTAAAAACACTAGTTTTGTTTCATGTAAAGTCAAAAAGCAGTTTCCTAGCCATGCCATCTACTACAGCCATCTTCCACCGCTAGGGAAAAGTTGTGCTATTCAGTGTAGCTGCATTAATGCTCTTGCCCTAAAGCCAGCCAGCCGGGCAAATTCGCCTTCTCGTCTGCTCTGAGTGGTCGGTTTTGTCATAAAGCCAGCCCATTTATACCTCTAAACTGCATGTACCTTTTAATCGGGATTGGAATGATTTTAGTAACCCGTTTTAAATTGTTGGTGTTGTTTAGGAAGGACAAGTACAGGTGAGACTGTGTGGTGCTGATTACAACCCCCTCCTAGTCTCCTCTCTGATTGAACAGAAGCCAGTATTGCCCACCCAGTCAAGGTACATTGGATATCCTGTGAACCAGCCTGGCCTCATAGACTAAACAGAACATAGTAAAAGTAAATCAGGgtcactcaaattagtatgatactgtactgtacagtacactacatgaccaaacgtatttggacacctgcttgtcaaacatctcatttcaaaatcatgggctttaatatggagttggtcccctctttgctgctataagagcctccactcttctgaaaaggctttccactagttgCTGCGTGGACTTACTTGCACTCaaccacaaaagcattagtgaagtctgacactgatgttgggcgattaggcctggctcgcagtcggcgttccaattaattccaaaggtgttcgatggggttgaggtcagggctctgtgcaggccattcaagttgttccacaccgatctctacaaaccatttctgtatggacctcgctttgtgcacaggggcattgtcatgctgaaaccggaaatggccttccccaaactgttgccacaaaattgggCTATACTcggggctatactcggccttgtctcaggttggtaagttggtggttgaagatttccctctagtggtgtgggggctgtgctttggaaaagtgagtggggttatatcctgcctgtttggccctgtccggaggtatcgtcggatggggccacagtgtctcccgacccctcctgtctcagcctccagtatttatgttgcagtagtttatgtgtcggggggctagggtcagtctgttatatctggagtatttctcctgtcttgtccggtgtcctgtgtaaatttaagtatgctctttctaattctttctttctttctttctttctttctctcagaggacctgagccctaggaccatgcctcaggactacctggcctgatgacttcttgctgtccccagtgTACCTGGCCatgttgctgctccagtttcaactgttctgcctgcggctatggaaccctgacctgttcaccggacgtgctacctgtcccaaacctactgttttttcaactctctagagactgcaggagtggtagagatactctgaatgattggctatgaaaagccaactgacatttactcctgaggtgctgacctgttgcaccctcgacaaccactgtgattattattaattgaccctgctggtcaactatgaacatttgaacatcttggccatgttctgttataatctccacccagcacagccagaagaggactggccacccctcataacctggttcctctctaggtttcttcctaggttctggcctttctagggagtttttcctagccagcgtgcttctacacctgcatcacttgctgtttggggttttaggctggggttctgtacagcactttgagatatcagctgatgtaagaagggctttataaatacatttgatttgatttgacttgaaagttggaagcacagaatcacctagaatgtcattgtatgcagtAGCGTTtttgatttcccttcactggaactaaggggcctagcccaaactatgaaaaacagcaccagaccattattcctcctccaccaaacttcacagttggcactatgcattggggcaggtagtgttctcctggcatctgccaaacccagacttgtccgttggactgccagatggtgaagagtgattcatcactccagagaacgcgttttcactgctgcatggtgatcttaggcttgtgtgttcACTGCTGctaacatcacttacagttgaccgggggagctctagcagggcagaaatgtgacgaactgacatgttggaaaggtggcatcctatgacggtgccacgttgaaagtcactgagctcgtcagtaaggccattctactgccaatgtttgtctatagagattgcatggcggtgtgctcgattttatacatctgtcaggttgtgtgttcgaatcgcatcatggacaactttttAGCTTATTAAcgctttgcaactacttactactttttagctactttgcaactacttagcatgttatctAACACTTCCCCTAAGagttaacctaactcctaaccttaaccctatcccaGATAACGTTAGTcagctagctaatattagccacctagccattgttagccacaacaaagttgtaacatatcatacattttgcaaattcgtaacatattgtacgttttgtgatttcgtaacatattgtatgaattgctattggtaacatactgtatcatacgAACTGTAATTCGTAGCATACCTtaggaaatggatgatggacatctacaaattaatacataccatacgaaacgtaacatatcatagtaaatggagtgtctcggattaaccacagaataatacaaaatgctctgagaccaggttgt
It encodes:
- the LOC129868914 gene encoding transcription factor SOX-30-like; this encodes MDRHPKRRAQMTFKKSEQSKNEDDSGPPASMKNANESEGPASSTEGHRGDGEQKRPVGRPKGSGRSGNSVSGDVQVRPKVIFKTDNKWVGDGELMPTSSTHLKGAIQGRPVTFEKESASSLASKQSKATFDYPRTSQVLVIKEEITTTAPGQAKVKVVQEPATTHHQGSPPVAPTIDFSKPIHVVHENGMTFTVLDGKAITLSKVPYPPLVHVNVPPPPVKVKTRGMNLTMPPSEAENLEVPQSVDRNGYIKRPMNAFMVWARIHRPALSKANPTANNADISVQLGIEWSKLTEEEKRPYYVEARKLKDKHRQEFPGWIYQPRPGKRKCYPSVMSFAPEPSCCSAGTSGHAAESYPVTMMTMANTTTSSCVPYTQATGSNDHGVQVAITAAPNASQTTSPVSIFFQTTACPHPHPTATTSGGKPAEGKHEASHSDSNPEEAPKPRKISRQQAYYNSASEMPSTSMASSSRGLQMPLPNMAHPHMYPPSPIPHPVGLFPTPRFPFAPPYFMPGPNFYPPGSYPYLHSPYSYPVLQPQDFSNPMATPMATPGYPYDDNYDQHESTFSLLNRDYPFWQNGEGRQRCQGQAPTASELLGSVPPLDVRALENVFTNSASVQEVQVTNEEDEEEVRVMRIL